A genome region from Arthrobacter sp. SLBN-100 includes the following:
- a CDS encoding inorganic phosphate transporter, protein MTAVIFGAVVVLAAVFAFVNGFRDVSTSVAVAVRTRALTPSVAVLLAAFFNFIGALVSASLAVAVSQTWINLPAGTDGLSILLAGLASAIAWGILLWWRGIPASSTHALVGGLAGAGLASLSVGGLGVGGVDRSLLFQVILPLVLSPLVAYSGAFMLVYPATWAARHTQPNVVNQRFRRSQSIAAGAVAFGHGLQDGQRISAVLLLALLAGGYSDGGTIPVWVALLSAVMIAAGTMYGGWRISHTIGYKITRIDPLRGSVAQIFSAVMLFVGAIGLHWPLSTTHTVTSAVLGAGENQHFSVTNRKLVIRIVGLWILTPVATAVLAFVLALALSPLPR, encoded by the coding sequence GTGACAGCGGTCATCTTCGGCGCGGTGGTGGTCCTGGCCGCCGTGTTCGCCTTCGTCAACGGGTTCCGCGACGTTTCCACCTCCGTGGCCGTTGCCGTGCGCACCCGGGCGCTCACCCCCAGCGTGGCGGTGCTGCTCGCGGCCTTCTTCAACTTCATCGGCGCACTGGTCAGTGCGAGCCTGGCGGTCGCTGTCAGCCAGACCTGGATCAATCTTCCTGCCGGGACGGACGGACTCAGTATCCTCCTCGCCGGCCTGGCCAGCGCCATCGCCTGGGGCATCCTGTTGTGGTGGCGCGGCATCCCGGCCTCCTCCACCCATGCCCTGGTGGGCGGCCTCGCAGGGGCCGGGCTCGCCAGCCTGTCCGTAGGCGGGTTAGGCGTTGGAGGGGTGGACCGCTCCTTGTTGTTCCAGGTCATCCTGCCACTGGTGCTGTCGCCGCTGGTCGCCTACAGCGGCGCGTTTATGCTGGTCTACCCCGCCACCTGGGCCGCCCGCCACACCCAGCCCAACGTGGTGAACCAGCGGTTCCGCCGGAGCCAGTCCATTGCCGCGGGAGCAGTGGCATTCGGCCACGGCCTGCAGGACGGGCAGCGGATCAGTGCTGTCCTCCTCCTGGCCCTGCTGGCAGGCGGCTATTCCGACGGCGGCACTATCCCCGTGTGGGTTGCGCTGCTCTCCGCGGTGATGATCGCCGCCGGCACGATGTACGGCGGCTGGCGGATCTCGCACACCATCGGCTACAAGATCACCAGGATCGATCCGCTGCGGGGGTCGGTGGCACAGATCTTCAGCGCCGTCATGCTTTTTGTGGGCGCCATCGGCCTGCACTGGCCGCTCTCCACCACGCACACGGTCACCTCGGCGGTGTTGGGCGCGGGAGAGAACCAGCACTTTTCAGTGACCAACCGGAAGCTGGTGATCCGCATCGTGGGGCTCTGGATCCTGACGCCGGTGGCCACGGCGGTCCTTGCCTTTGTGCTGGCGCTGGCACTTTCGCCGCTGCCGCGATGA
- a CDS encoding DUF47 domain-containing protein, producing the protein MKLRLFPHEPAGLNLLSQMAQQIVLGSATLAEILGVPAAEHGKLVEDMHNHEARSAELHFALLTHMRTSFVNPLPREDMYALSRYLNEAIEKLDAAAELVALYRLERLPKRAADQLEIISRQAELTVDAMRRLDNLDDLEDYWIEILRLAKRAERTHRVWVADMISDMKWAQYSRNRDIANQLVDVTKDMRRIATQVGSIIVKES; encoded by the coding sequence GTGAAACTGCGCCTTTTTCCCCACGAGCCCGCCGGGCTGAACCTCTTATCGCAGATGGCGCAACAGATCGTGCTGGGCAGCGCCACGCTTGCCGAAATCCTCGGCGTCCCCGCGGCGGAGCACGGCAAGCTCGTGGAGGACATGCACAACCACGAGGCACGGTCCGCCGAACTGCATTTTGCGCTCCTCACACACATGCGCACGAGCTTCGTGAACCCGCTGCCGCGCGAGGACATGTATGCCCTCTCGCGCTACCTCAACGAGGCCATCGAGAAGCTGGATGCCGCCGCGGAACTGGTGGCGTTGTACCGGCTGGAGCGGCTGCCCAAACGCGCCGCGGACCAGCTGGAGATCATCAGCCGGCAGGCCGAGCTCACCGTGGACGCCATGCGCCGGCTCGACAACCTGGACGACCTGGAGGACTACTGGATCGAAATCCTCCGCCTGGCAAAGCGGGCCGAACGCACGCACAGGGTGTGGGTGGCGGACATGATCAGCGACATGAAGTGGGCGCAGTACTCCCGCAACCGCGATATTGCCAACCAGTTGGTGGACGTCACCAAGGACATGCGGCGCATCGCCACCCAGGTGGGCAGCATCATCGTCAAGGAATCCTGA